CCAAATACCACTTCAGCGTTGACATCGCTGGCTATGCGTGGTGATAGGCGCTCGCAGCGTGCGCCTAAAACGCGTGTCACGCGACGATACATGCTTTGCTCAATACGCTTGGAAATAGTGGCCTTGTTCATGCTTTGTTGCGAAATAATGCCCTCTAAATGATCAAGCAAGCGACTAACATTGATGACGCGTGCTACCCGTGGTGGCTGCGGGCTTGCGGCTTGTGAAGAATATCTTGGTGGTGCTGCTGCGGCGAGATCAACGACAAATTTTCCAGTTTTCCCAAGTTGGTATGAACCGCTTATTAATCGCACATAACTGGCCCAGCTGGCAAGATGTGTATAGAGCCTGGCAGCTTCACCTTGCATTAGGTGGTAGGGGTTGCTTAGTGCAAGCAATAAAATACGCTGATAACTTTCTAAAATGGTCGAGGGCTCATGTTTATCGGCAATATTAATAGGCTGCGATATCAGCTTTTTGAATTCGGCTAGCGTAAACAGTTGATTAAGCTCGCCCCATACCACAGTGGGTTGTTCGGTATAGGTCAAATAATAATCAAGCACGATTAGGCCAAGATAGTGTATAGCCTGATATAAGGTATTTTCTGTTAGGTGCACATGCACCCCAAGAGCCTGCCCCCGCAAAAGCGTGGGGGTACGTTGTCTTGGGAGTATTTCGTCTGATTGTAATTGTTCTACCGCTATAACTTTAAAGCCATCGGCCATAGTGGTGAGTAGTTTGCGCTGTGCTGCGGCCGACTGCGCAGTCTTAGGGAGCAGCGGTAGGCGTGTATTTAAATACGATTTTTTGGCAATGCTTGTCAGCTCACGAACGAATGGGTGCAAATGCATTAACAGCTGATAACGAATTTCGACTTTGATCGGCACGCGGTTCATGCGCCCGAGCATAGTATGAAGCTCAACAATAGAGTCGCGTTGGTTGGCCAGTGATAGATTGTCACACCACTTTTTTAAGGCTTTCAGTGTGTCAGGTACCGACCCCATATACTCTGGGTTTTGTTTCGGTATGCGCAATCGAATCGCGGCCAAAGCGGAGCCCTCCTATGCTATCCATCTTTAAATTTTAAATAATTGGCTCGAAATAAGTCCAACTGATCGATGAGGTATTATATAGTGGTTTGCCATATTATCGACACTTGGATTGCAGTGATTAGACTACATTTACCGCGTGCCATGATTTTTGTGCTGGCCCCCGTACTGATATCAGTGTTCATATTGCCGTCATTACGGGCCGCAGACGGCCCACCATCGGCGCCAGTGGTAGTGGCCGTGGCCAAACAACAAGCCATTGCGCCAAGCAGTTGGTTTTTTGGCAGTGTCTATAGCCGTAGTCAGGCCAATATCGCTTCAGAAATAACAGGTAGACTGCTTGAAGTGGCTGAAGTAGGCAAGCAGGTAAAGCAAGGTGATGTGCTAGCGCGTATTGATGCCAGCGCCATCAAGCTGCAATACGATGAGTTGCGCGCGCAAATTACTAGCGAACAGGCACGCTTGACGTTTTTTAGCAGCGAGGTTGAACGCTTACAACAGCTTGCAAAAACCAATCACGCAGCACGTACCCAGTTAGAACAAACGCAGTCTGACCGTGATGCCACGCAAGGCGCTTTGGCTGCGGCACGTTCGCGCTTTGCTCAGGCTAAAGACCGTGTTGAGCGCAGTGCCATCAAAGCCCCTTTTGATGGCACTGTTGCGCAACGTTTATTACAGCCTGGCGAATGGGCAGACAGTGGCGCTGCCATTGTTGAGTTGATTGATATTAATAGTTTGGAAGTACGTGTACGCATACCGTTGTCCTCAATGAGGTATATCCAGGCTGATACGTCATTACGTGTTAAGTCGGCAAATGATCAAGTTTT
This window of the Gammaproteobacteria bacterium genome carries:
- a CDS encoding efflux RND transporter periplasmic adaptor subunit; the protein is MIRLHLPRAMIFVLAPVLISVFILPSLRAADGPPSAPVVVAVAKQQAIAPSSWFFGSVYSRSQANIASEITGRLLEVAEVGKQVKQGDVLARIDASAIKLQYDELRAQITSEQARLTFFSSEVERLQQLAKTNHAARTQLEQTQSDRDATQGALAAARSRFAQAKDRVERSAIKAPFDGTVAQRLLQPGEWADSGAAIVELIDINSLEVRVRIPLSSMRYIQADTSLRVKSANDQVLATLRSLVPVGDIASRLADLRLNFQHPAWRPGQSVRVSIPTGAAKQSLVVPRDALVLRANASRVYRINDDELAEPVDVILGDADGKWIEVNGDLAAGDRVVIRGGERLRPGQKVTIQTAGQTIGQSAGQTATQ